Proteins from one Aquila chrysaetos chrysaetos chromosome 5, bAquChr1.4, whole genome shotgun sequence genomic window:
- the ENGASE gene encoding cytosolic endo-beta-N-acetylglucosaminidase isoform X2, whose product MAEAQEGPGRRGKRAGPGAEEPAEAETERAGRRRRRSFQPAAEPRGTTVLHDTVSARPQPLPARHFDTRTTEPVSFFLSSLEELLAWQPDSNDDFNVSAVPLAKRQPSLRSKRPRTLVCHDMRGGYLEDRFIQGSATRNPYVFYHWRYIDIFVYFSHHTVTIPPVCWTNAAHRNGVPVLGTFITEWTDGEKLCEAFLAGGEEAYHAVSEQLARIAQHYRFDGWLVNVENTLSAAAVRNLPPFLRHLTAQVHSAVPGGLVIWYDSVLQNGALRWQNELNEENRVFFDACDGLFTNYNWKEEHLERTRGLAGPRHTDVYVGVDVFARGDVIGGGFDTDKSLRLIRQHDLSAAIFAPGWVYEHLGAENFLHNENKFWGLLAEYLPTHSICTLPLATSFSLGMGTSRFLAGKEEEAGPWYDLSAQEIQPLYLEREGRLSTSCCLQDAWRGGSSLRLQGTISPGEERVAIRLFSLQMPAPPKLFLTLLYKLEGPHADEVAVALELTTWDSGTCHEGNVTSLPEPNGRHHPRFLPAPPPSLAKLLAACDRGSHGWTSRCYELDLQDCSLRDLSLLVSRHQPSPQETPFTCLLGEVRVLDAASVAASPPQVQSLTASQLWWQEGPEKEQLSLSVTLRWTFPPGQAGCFRVLSQGARCRQGQTPVQLLGLAHACLYRAVGLVVPRPAAGQSCRLELLVEPVLRDKLPVDPDRWGRLVLVYSEPAHGTS is encoded by the exons aTGGCGGAGGCGCAGGAGGGGCCCGGGCGGCGCGGCAAGagggccgggcccggggcggAGGAGCCGGCGGAGGCGGAAACGGAGcgggccggccggcggcggcggcggag ctTCCAGCCGGCGGCGGAGCCCCGGGGAACCACCGTCCTGCACGACACCGTCAGCGCCCGCCCGCAGCCCCTGCCAG CGAGGCACTTCGACACCAGGACGACGGAGCCCGTCAGCTTCTTCTTGTCCagcctggaggagctgctggcctGGCAGCCGGACAGCAACGACGACTTCAACGTCTCCGCCGTGCCGCTGGCGAAGCGCCAGCCCTCGCTCCGCAGCAAGAGGCCCCGGACGCTGGTGTGCCATGACATGCGCGGCGGGTACCTGGAGGACAG GTTCATCCAGGGCTCAGCTACACGCAACCCCTATGTCTTCTACCACTGGCGGTACATCGACATCTTCGTCTACTTTAGCCACCACACCGTCACCATCCCACCCGTGTGCTGGACCAATGCGGCGCACAGGAATGGGGTCCCTGTGCTGG GCACATTCATCACTGAGTGGACAGACGGGGAGAAGCTGTGTGAGGCATTCCtggctggcggggaggaggcaTACCACGCCGTGAGCGAGCAGCTGGCCCGCATCGCCCAGCACTACCGCTTTGATGGCTGGCTGGTGAACGTGGAGAACACGCTGAGT GCGGCAGCGGTGAGGAACCTGCCCCCTTTCCTGCGGCACTTGACGGCGCAGGTGCACAGCGCCGTGCCAGGGGGGCTGGTGATCTGGTATGACAGCGTCCTGCAGAATGGCGCGCTGAGATGGCAGAATGAGCTGAACGAGGAGAATAG GGTGTTCTTCGACGCCTGTGATGGGCTGTTCACCAACTACAACTGGAAGGAGGAGCACCTGGAGCGCACGCGCGGGCTGGCCGGGCCGCGCCACACTGACGTCTACGTCGGTGTCGACGTCTTTGCCCGCGGGGATGTGATCGGTGGTGGCTTCGACACTGACAAG TCCCTGCGCCTCATCCGCCAGCACGACCTCTCCGCAGCCATCTTCGCTCCCGGCTGGGTCTACGAGCACCTGGGGGCAGAAAACTTCCTGCACAATGAGAACAA GTTCTGGGGCTTGCTGGCCGAGTACCTGCCCACGCACAGCATCTGCACGCTGCCCCTCGCCACCTCTTTCAGCCTGGGCATGGGGACCAGCAGGTTCCTGGCTGGGAAG gaggaagaggctggGCCCTGGTATGACCTCAGCGCGCAGGAGATCCAGCCCCTCTACCTGGAGCGCGAGGGCAGGCTGagcaccagctgctgcctgcaggacgCCTGGCGCGGGGGCAGCTCCCTGAGGCTGCAGGGGACCATCTCCCCCGGCGAGGAGCGCGTGGCTATCCG ccttttctctttgcagatgcCGGCGCCCCCCAAGCTCTTCCTGACCCTGCTGTACAAGCTGGAGGGGCCGCATGCCGATGAGGTTGCAGTTGCGCTGGAGCTCACCACCTGGGACTCGGGTACCTGCCACGAGGGCAACGTCACCTCCCTGCCTG AGCCCAATGGCCGGCACCACCCCCGGTTCCTCCCCGCACCACCACCCAGCCTCGCCAAGCTGCTTGCCGCCTGTGACCGTGGCTCCCATGGCTGGACCAGCCG GTGCTACGAGCTGGACCTGCAGGACTGCAGCCTGCGAGACCTCTCCCTGCTCGTGTCCCGCCACCAGCCCAGCCCGCAGGAGACACCCTTCACCTGCCTCCTCGGGGAGGTCCGG GTGCTGGATGCGGCCAGCGTGGCGGCCTCCCCGCCGCAGGTGCAGAGTCTGACGGCCTCGCAGCTCTGGTGGCAGGAGGGCCCCGAGAAGGAGCAGCTCTCGCTCAGCGTCACCCTCCGCTGGACCTTCCCGCCCGGCCAGGCCGGCTGCTTCCGCGTCCTCAGCCAGGGTGCCCGTTGCCGCCAGGGCCAGACGCCGgtgcagctgctggggctggcgcACGCCTGCCTGTACCGTGCCGTGGGCTTGGTGGTGCCGCGGCCGGCGGCCGGGCAGTCCTGCcggctggagctgctggtggagcCGGTGCTGCGCGACAAGCTGCCCGTGGACCCCGACCGCTGGGGCCGGCTGGTGCTGGTCTATTCCGAGCCGGCCCACGGCACCAGCTGA
- the ENGASE gene encoding cytosolic endo-beta-N-acetylglucosaminidase isoform X3 has product MAEAQEGPGRRGKRAGPGAEEPAEAETERAGRRRRSFQPAAEPRGTTVLHDTVSARPQPLPARHFDTRTTEPVSFFLSSLEELLAWQPDSNDDFNVSAVPLAKRQPSLRSKRPRTLVCHDMRGGYLEDRFIQGSATRNPYVFYHWRYIDIFVYFSHHTVTIPPVCWTNAAHRNGVPVLGTFITEWTDGEKLCEAFLAGGEEAYHAVSEQLARIAQHYRFDGWLVNVENTLSAAAVRNLPPFLRHLTAQVHSAVPGGLVIWYDSVLQNGALRWQNELNEENRVFFDACDGLFTNYNWKEEHLERTRGLAGPRHTDVYVGVDVFARGDVIGGGFDTDKSLRLIRQHDLSAAIFAPGWVYEHLGAENFLHNENKFWGLLAEYLPTHSICTLPLATSFSLGMGTSRFLAGKEEEAGPWYDLSAQEIQPLYLEREGRLSTSCCLQDAWRGGSSLRLQGTISPGEERVAIRLFSLQMPAPPKLFLTLLYKLEGPHADEVAVALELTTWDSGTCHEGNVTSLPAEPNGRHHPRFLPAPPPSLAKLLAACDRGSHGWTSRCYELDLQDCSLRDLSLLVSRHQPSPQETPFTCLLGEVRVLDAASVAASPPQVQSLTASQLWWQEGPEKEQLSLSVTLRWTFPPGQAGCFRVLSQGARCRQGQTPVQLLGLAHACLYRAVGLVVPRPAAGQSCRLELLVEPVLRDKLPVDPDRWGRLVLVYSEPAHGTS; this is encoded by the exons aTGGCGGAGGCGCAGGAGGGGCCCGGGCGGCGCGGCAAGagggccgggcccggggcggAGGAGCCGGCGGAGGCGGAAACGGAGcgggccggccggcggcggcgg agctTCCAGCCGGCGGCGGAGCCCCGGGGAACCACCGTCCTGCACGACACCGTCAGCGCCCGCCCGCAGCCCCTGCCAG CGAGGCACTTCGACACCAGGACGACGGAGCCCGTCAGCTTCTTCTTGTCCagcctggaggagctgctggcctGGCAGCCGGACAGCAACGACGACTTCAACGTCTCCGCCGTGCCGCTGGCGAAGCGCCAGCCCTCGCTCCGCAGCAAGAGGCCCCGGACGCTGGTGTGCCATGACATGCGCGGCGGGTACCTGGAGGACAG GTTCATCCAGGGCTCAGCTACACGCAACCCCTATGTCTTCTACCACTGGCGGTACATCGACATCTTCGTCTACTTTAGCCACCACACCGTCACCATCCCACCCGTGTGCTGGACCAATGCGGCGCACAGGAATGGGGTCCCTGTGCTGG GCACATTCATCACTGAGTGGACAGACGGGGAGAAGCTGTGTGAGGCATTCCtggctggcggggaggaggcaTACCACGCCGTGAGCGAGCAGCTGGCCCGCATCGCCCAGCACTACCGCTTTGATGGCTGGCTGGTGAACGTGGAGAACACGCTGAGT GCGGCAGCGGTGAGGAACCTGCCCCCTTTCCTGCGGCACTTGACGGCGCAGGTGCACAGCGCCGTGCCAGGGGGGCTGGTGATCTGGTATGACAGCGTCCTGCAGAATGGCGCGCTGAGATGGCAGAATGAGCTGAACGAGGAGAATAG GGTGTTCTTCGACGCCTGTGATGGGCTGTTCACCAACTACAACTGGAAGGAGGAGCACCTGGAGCGCACGCGCGGGCTGGCCGGGCCGCGCCACACTGACGTCTACGTCGGTGTCGACGTCTTTGCCCGCGGGGATGTGATCGGTGGTGGCTTCGACACTGACAAG TCCCTGCGCCTCATCCGCCAGCACGACCTCTCCGCAGCCATCTTCGCTCCCGGCTGGGTCTACGAGCACCTGGGGGCAGAAAACTTCCTGCACAATGAGAACAA GTTCTGGGGCTTGCTGGCCGAGTACCTGCCCACGCACAGCATCTGCACGCTGCCCCTCGCCACCTCTTTCAGCCTGGGCATGGGGACCAGCAGGTTCCTGGCTGGGAAG gaggaagaggctggGCCCTGGTATGACCTCAGCGCGCAGGAGATCCAGCCCCTCTACCTGGAGCGCGAGGGCAGGCTGagcaccagctgctgcctgcaggacgCCTGGCGCGGGGGCAGCTCCCTGAGGCTGCAGGGGACCATCTCCCCCGGCGAGGAGCGCGTGGCTATCCG ccttttctctttgcagatgcCGGCGCCCCCCAAGCTCTTCCTGACCCTGCTGTACAAGCTGGAGGGGCCGCATGCCGATGAGGTTGCAGTTGCGCTGGAGCTCACCACCTGGGACTCGGGTACCTGCCACGAGGGCAACGTCACCTCCCTGCCTG CAGAGCCCAATGGCCGGCACCACCCCCGGTTCCTCCCCGCACCACCACCCAGCCTCGCCAAGCTGCTTGCCGCCTGTGACCGTGGCTCCCATGGCTGGACCAGCCG GTGCTACGAGCTGGACCTGCAGGACTGCAGCCTGCGAGACCTCTCCCTGCTCGTGTCCCGCCACCAGCCCAGCCCGCAGGAGACACCCTTCACCTGCCTCCTCGGGGAGGTCCGG GTGCTGGATGCGGCCAGCGTGGCGGCCTCCCCGCCGCAGGTGCAGAGTCTGACGGCCTCGCAGCTCTGGTGGCAGGAGGGCCCCGAGAAGGAGCAGCTCTCGCTCAGCGTCACCCTCCGCTGGACCTTCCCGCCCGGCCAGGCCGGCTGCTTCCGCGTCCTCAGCCAGGGTGCCCGTTGCCGCCAGGGCCAGACGCCGgtgcagctgctggggctggcgcACGCCTGCCTGTACCGTGCCGTGGGCTTGGTGGTGCCGCGGCCGGCGGCCGGGCAGTCCTGCcggctggagctgctggtggagcCGGTGCTGCGCGACAAGCTGCCCGTGGACCCCGACCGCTGGGGCCGGCTGGTGCTGGTCTATTCCGAGCCGGCCCACGGCACCAGCTGA
- the ENGASE gene encoding cytosolic endo-beta-N-acetylglucosaminidase isoform X1: MAEAQEGPGRRGKRAGPGAEEPAEAETERAGRRRRRSFQPAAEPRGTTVLHDTVSARPQPLPARHFDTRTTEPVSFFLSSLEELLAWQPDSNDDFNVSAVPLAKRQPSLRSKRPRTLVCHDMRGGYLEDRFIQGSATRNPYVFYHWRYIDIFVYFSHHTVTIPPVCWTNAAHRNGVPVLGTFITEWTDGEKLCEAFLAGGEEAYHAVSEQLARIAQHYRFDGWLVNVENTLSAAAVRNLPPFLRHLTAQVHSAVPGGLVIWYDSVLQNGALRWQNELNEENRVFFDACDGLFTNYNWKEEHLERTRGLAGPRHTDVYVGVDVFARGDVIGGGFDTDKSLRLIRQHDLSAAIFAPGWVYEHLGAENFLHNENKFWGLLAEYLPTHSICTLPLATSFSLGMGTSRFLAGKEEEAGPWYDLSAQEIQPLYLEREGRLSTSCCLQDAWRGGSSLRLQGTISPGEERVAIRLFSLQMPAPPKLFLTLLYKLEGPHADEVAVALELTTWDSGTCHEGNVTSLPAEPNGRHHPRFLPAPPPSLAKLLAACDRGSHGWTSRCYELDLQDCSLRDLSLLVSRHQPSPQETPFTCLLGEVRVLDAASVAASPPQVQSLTASQLWWQEGPEKEQLSLSVTLRWTFPPGQAGCFRVLSQGARCRQGQTPVQLLGLAHACLYRAVGLVVPRPAAGQSCRLELLVEPVLRDKLPVDPDRWGRLVLVYSEPAHGTS; the protein is encoded by the exons aTGGCGGAGGCGCAGGAGGGGCCCGGGCGGCGCGGCAAGagggccgggcccggggcggAGGAGCCGGCGGAGGCGGAAACGGAGcgggccggccggcggcggcggcggag ctTCCAGCCGGCGGCGGAGCCCCGGGGAACCACCGTCCTGCACGACACCGTCAGCGCCCGCCCGCAGCCCCTGCCAG CGAGGCACTTCGACACCAGGACGACGGAGCCCGTCAGCTTCTTCTTGTCCagcctggaggagctgctggcctGGCAGCCGGACAGCAACGACGACTTCAACGTCTCCGCCGTGCCGCTGGCGAAGCGCCAGCCCTCGCTCCGCAGCAAGAGGCCCCGGACGCTGGTGTGCCATGACATGCGCGGCGGGTACCTGGAGGACAG GTTCATCCAGGGCTCAGCTACACGCAACCCCTATGTCTTCTACCACTGGCGGTACATCGACATCTTCGTCTACTTTAGCCACCACACCGTCACCATCCCACCCGTGTGCTGGACCAATGCGGCGCACAGGAATGGGGTCCCTGTGCTGG GCACATTCATCACTGAGTGGACAGACGGGGAGAAGCTGTGTGAGGCATTCCtggctggcggggaggaggcaTACCACGCCGTGAGCGAGCAGCTGGCCCGCATCGCCCAGCACTACCGCTTTGATGGCTGGCTGGTGAACGTGGAGAACACGCTGAGT GCGGCAGCGGTGAGGAACCTGCCCCCTTTCCTGCGGCACTTGACGGCGCAGGTGCACAGCGCCGTGCCAGGGGGGCTGGTGATCTGGTATGACAGCGTCCTGCAGAATGGCGCGCTGAGATGGCAGAATGAGCTGAACGAGGAGAATAG GGTGTTCTTCGACGCCTGTGATGGGCTGTTCACCAACTACAACTGGAAGGAGGAGCACCTGGAGCGCACGCGCGGGCTGGCCGGGCCGCGCCACACTGACGTCTACGTCGGTGTCGACGTCTTTGCCCGCGGGGATGTGATCGGTGGTGGCTTCGACACTGACAAG TCCCTGCGCCTCATCCGCCAGCACGACCTCTCCGCAGCCATCTTCGCTCCCGGCTGGGTCTACGAGCACCTGGGGGCAGAAAACTTCCTGCACAATGAGAACAA GTTCTGGGGCTTGCTGGCCGAGTACCTGCCCACGCACAGCATCTGCACGCTGCCCCTCGCCACCTCTTTCAGCCTGGGCATGGGGACCAGCAGGTTCCTGGCTGGGAAG gaggaagaggctggGCCCTGGTATGACCTCAGCGCGCAGGAGATCCAGCCCCTCTACCTGGAGCGCGAGGGCAGGCTGagcaccagctgctgcctgcaggacgCCTGGCGCGGGGGCAGCTCCCTGAGGCTGCAGGGGACCATCTCCCCCGGCGAGGAGCGCGTGGCTATCCG ccttttctctttgcagatgcCGGCGCCCCCCAAGCTCTTCCTGACCCTGCTGTACAAGCTGGAGGGGCCGCATGCCGATGAGGTTGCAGTTGCGCTGGAGCTCACCACCTGGGACTCGGGTACCTGCCACGAGGGCAACGTCACCTCCCTGCCTG CAGAGCCCAATGGCCGGCACCACCCCCGGTTCCTCCCCGCACCACCACCCAGCCTCGCCAAGCTGCTTGCCGCCTGTGACCGTGGCTCCCATGGCTGGACCAGCCG GTGCTACGAGCTGGACCTGCAGGACTGCAGCCTGCGAGACCTCTCCCTGCTCGTGTCCCGCCACCAGCCCAGCCCGCAGGAGACACCCTTCACCTGCCTCCTCGGGGAGGTCCGG GTGCTGGATGCGGCCAGCGTGGCGGCCTCCCCGCCGCAGGTGCAGAGTCTGACGGCCTCGCAGCTCTGGTGGCAGGAGGGCCCCGAGAAGGAGCAGCTCTCGCTCAGCGTCACCCTCCGCTGGACCTTCCCGCCCGGCCAGGCCGGCTGCTTCCGCGTCCTCAGCCAGGGTGCCCGTTGCCGCCAGGGCCAGACGCCGgtgcagctgctggggctggcgcACGCCTGCCTGTACCGTGCCGTGGGCTTGGTGGTGCCGCGGCCGGCGGCCGGGCAGTCCTGCcggctggagctgctggtggagcCGGTGCTGCGCGACAAGCTGCCCGTGGACCCCGACCGCTGGGGCCGGCTGGTGCTGGTCTATTCCGAGCCGGCCCACGGCACCAGCTGA